From one Actinomyces sp. Marseille-P3109 genomic stretch:
- a CDS encoding PP2C family protein-serine/threonine phosphatase — translation MTISLRFAARSDVGLVRQSNQDSGYAGPHLCVLCDGMGGPAGGDIASAVAVEHLMPLDADSHQAGELLGLMRDAVQAAHTELVTLSSQDPDLAGLGTTCIGVMRSGNKLAMVHVGDSRAYMLRDGTLTQVTTDHTFVEYLVETGRLTRDQARQHPQRSVLLRVLGDTEGEVQLDESIREAVPGDRWLLCSDGLSGPVTAETIGEVLAGVADPGQAADQLVDLALRAGGPDNVTAVVFDVVKDDPEPQTVPQVVGSAATERLAQERAAAAHRKAGGQSEAKDTEGASPAAKAAALMATLEDQPDSTSTKDSSDVDEAIAAEAATQEKARRRHRRRVLVGSLVLLVTIVGASALFYRWTQTRYYVSTYDGQVAIYQGIPQSIGPLKLSHSVRAYADLPVNRLDDNIRERLEDTVAQDSMSAAKTYVDKTVRSHVKPAGSRQGSPSASATPSPTSSPASTPAPEAPADPAQPDQAGQEG, via the coding sequence ATGACCATCTCCCTGCGCTTCGCCGCGCGCTCCGACGTCGGCCTGGTCCGCCAGTCCAACCAGGACTCGGGCTACGCCGGCCCCCACCTGTGCGTCCTGTGCGACGGGATGGGCGGACCCGCTGGCGGAGACATCGCCTCGGCGGTCGCCGTCGAGCACCTCATGCCCCTGGACGCCGACTCCCACCAGGCCGGCGAGCTGCTGGGCCTCATGCGTGACGCCGTCCAGGCCGCCCACACCGAGCTCGTCACCCTGTCCTCGCAGGACCCCGACCTCGCCGGCCTGGGCACCACCTGCATCGGCGTCATGCGCAGCGGCAACAAGCTCGCCATGGTCCACGTGGGCGACTCGCGCGCCTACATGCTGCGCGACGGCACCCTCACCCAGGTCACCACCGACCACACCTTCGTGGAGTACCTCGTGGAGACCGGGCGCCTCACCCGCGACCAGGCCCGCCAGCACCCCCAGCGCTCGGTCCTCCTGCGCGTCCTGGGGGACACCGAGGGCGAGGTCCAGCTCGACGAGTCGATCCGCGAGGCCGTTCCCGGCGACCGCTGGCTGCTGTGCTCCGACGGCCTGAGCGGCCCGGTGACCGCCGAGACCATCGGAGAGGTCCTGGCCGGAGTCGCCGACCCCGGCCAGGCCGCGGACCAGCTCGTCGACCTCGCGCTGCGCGCCGGCGGACCGGACAACGTCACCGCCGTCGTCTTCGACGTCGTCAAGGACGACCCCGAGCCGCAGACCGTCCCCCAGGTGGTGGGCAGCGCCGCCACCGAGCGCCTGGCCCAGGAGCGTGCGGCGGCCGCCCATCGCAAGGCCGGAGGCCAGAGCGAGGCCAAGGACACTGAGGGCGCCAGCCCCGCCGCCAAGGCCGCGGCCCTCATGGCCACCCTGGAGGATCAGCCCGACTCCACGTCCACGAAGGACTCCTCCGACGTCGACGAGGCCATCGCCGCCGAGGCCGCCACCCAGGAGAAGGCCCGACGCCGTCACCGCCGTCGGGTCCTGGTGGGAAGCCTCGTCCTGCTGGTGACGATCGTCGGCGCCAGCGCCCTGTTCTACCGCTGGACCCAGACCCGCTACTACGTCTCCACCTACGACGGTCAGGTCGCCATCTACCAGGGGATCCCCCAGTCCATCGGCCCCCTCAAGCTGAGCCACTCGGTCAGGGCCTATGCCGACCTGCCGGTGAACAGGCTCGACGACAACATTCGCGAGCGCCTGGAGGACACCGTTGCTCAGGACTCGATGAGCGCCGCCAAGACCTACGTCGACAAGACGGTCCGCTCCCACGTCAAGCCGGCCGGCTCCCGGCAGGGCTCTCCGAGTGCCAGCGCCACGCCCTCCCCGACATCATCCCCAGCGTCCACTCCCGCACCGGAGGCGCCCGCCGATCCGGCTCAGCCCGATCAGGCCGGGCAGGAGGGATGA
- a CDS encoding VanZ family protein: MLTQQSAPSPLASADSPETSETSPEAPSVAPAETPTDISADREPFVQALSHQRHESPHPHRAPHERMARVAAVVLLAVVCVAVVWPSGHDVAELKDSLGPAFLSAEGKDVILNLVMLAPATFCAVAGWRDVPWWMWALVGCVVGLSAEVLQSLLPMLERRPSLANVGQNAVGAWAGALAAWYLLRRLHPRSASA, encoded by the coding sequence GTGCTCACCCAGCAATCCGCACCCTCGCCCCTGGCATCCGCTGACTCCCCCGAAACGTCCGAGACCTCCCCCGAGGCACCCTCGGTGGCTCCCGCCGAGACCCCCACCGACATCTCGGCTGACCGCGAACCCTTCGTTCAAGCGCTCTCCCACCAGCGCCACGAGAGCCCGCACCCGCACCGTGCCCCGCACGAGCGGATGGCCCGCGTCGCGGCGGTCGTCCTGCTGGCCGTCGTCTGCGTGGCGGTCGTGTGGCCCTCCGGGCACGACGTCGCCGAGCTCAAGGACTCGCTGGGGCCGGCCTTCCTCAGCGCGGAGGGCAAGGACGTCATCCTCAACCTGGTGATGCTGGCACCGGCCACCTTCTGCGCCGTCGCGGGCTGGCGGGACGTTCCTTGGTGGATGTGGGCGCTGGTGGGCTGCGTCGTCGGGCTGAGCGCCGAGGTGCTCCAGAGCCTCCTGCCGATGCTGGAGCGCAGGCCCTCGCTGGCCAATGTCGGCCAGAACGCCGTCGGCGCCTGGGCCGGGGCCCTGGCCGCCTGGTACCTGCTGCGCCGCCTGCACCCCCGGTCCGCCTCGGCATGA
- a CDS encoding FhaA domain-containing protein: MGFLDKFEKGVENVTNRAMSRFSDDIEPIEIASKLRETMDKRAASFARDRSVVPNIFRIHLTPPSIERITAWGQDEMVRQMEEVATSHAADQGYSFVGPVEVSFLINNNPNAPAIEIESSTRRGAAAPAAAATATPAHPIVDINGQRYLLTGPVTVIGRGSEADIIVDDSGVSRRHLEIRLTHGNAIASDLGSTNGTFVEGQRVDAVTLVDGNTLTIGRTQILFWDGTQNSGVNG, from the coding sequence ATGGGATTCCTGGACAAGTTCGAGAAGGGCGTCGAGAACGTCACGAACCGCGCCATGTCCCGTTTCTCGGACGACATCGAGCCCATCGAGATCGCCTCGAAGCTCCGCGAGACCATGGACAAGCGCGCCGCGTCCTTCGCGCGCGACCGTTCAGTGGTTCCCAACATCTTCCGCATCCACCTCACCCCGCCGAGCATCGAGCGCATCACAGCCTGGGGCCAGGATGAGATGGTGCGTCAGATGGAGGAGGTGGCCACCTCGCACGCCGCCGACCAGGGCTACTCCTTCGTCGGCCCGGTCGAGGTCTCCTTCCTGATCAACAACAACCCCAACGCCCCGGCCATCGAGATCGAGTCCTCGACGCGACGCGGCGCCGCCGCCCCCGCCGCCGCCGCCACCGCCACCCCGGCGCACCCGATCGTCGACATCAACGGCCAGCGATACCTGCTCACCGGCCCGGTCACCGTCATCGGGCGCGGATCGGAGGCGGACATCATCGTCGACGACTCCGGCGTCTCACGCCGCCACCTGGAGATCCGCCTGACGCACGGCAACGCCATCGCCAGCGACCTGGGCTCGACCAACGGAACCTTCGTCGAGGGCCAGCGGGTCGACGCCGTCACGCTCGTCGACGGCAACACCCTCACCATCGGCCGCACCCAGATCCTGTTCTGGGACGGCACCCAGAACAGCGGAGTCAACGGGTGA
- a CDS encoding FtsW/RodA/SpoVE family cell cycle protein, giving the protein MTGAPGPLGAPAGVATIQPAGTARHSGRWAEAVLLGFALVLGLGGFVLTALNRTGSSPAQTVMLGGAFLGLTVLMHLWVRYTAPWADPVLLPAAVALNGIGLAMIQRLDLAYEANEQWQFYVGSKQLIWTLLGVILFCAVLFLLRDYRRLRRWDRWAMWSGLVFLVLPFLPFIGQSINGARIWIRIGPMSFQPAELSKVLLAVFFASYLVANRDNLALAGRKFLWMSLPRARHLGPLFIVWGVSICVLVLQKDLGSSVLLFGLFVVVLYVATDRPSWLLIGAALFLPAAWFAATHLHHVQQRINGWLHATDNAVYNAAGGSWQLLTGMFGMSTGGLMGAGWGKGSPTLVTFANSDFIFASLGEELGLTGTLAILMLYLVLIQRGLRTAVSLRDGFGKLLAVGLSFAIALQIFVVIGGVTRLIPLTGLTLPFLAYGGSSLLANWVILALLLRLSDAARRPATQAPRIIDTAELPTSLRRRVQDAGAEEPAEAAVDDAPTDAPTGGYGPTGGYGGAGAEPAGAANGYALPPAASSPGNAFDDAARTVTVSPEAPPPPRTAPDGETLRSSRAPGFTDDSDRRQQP; this is encoded by the coding sequence ATGACTGGAGCACCAGGCCCCCTCGGCGCCCCCGCGGGCGTTGCGACGATCCAGCCCGCCGGCACCGCGCGGCACTCGGGCCGGTGGGCGGAGGCGGTGCTGCTCGGCTTCGCCCTGGTTCTCGGCCTGGGCGGCTTCGTGCTCACCGCCCTCAACCGCACCGGCTCCTCCCCCGCGCAGACCGTCATGCTGGGGGGCGCTTTCCTCGGTCTGACCGTCCTCATGCACCTGTGGGTGCGCTACACCGCCCCGTGGGCCGACCCGGTCCTCCTGCCGGCGGCGGTGGCGCTCAACGGGATCGGCCTGGCCATGATCCAGCGCCTGGACCTGGCGTATGAGGCCAACGAGCAGTGGCAGTTCTACGTCGGATCCAAGCAGCTCATCTGGACGCTTCTGGGCGTCATCCTCTTCTGCGCCGTGCTCTTCCTGCTGCGCGACTACCGGCGCCTGCGACGATGGGACCGCTGGGCCATGTGGTCCGGTCTGGTCTTCCTCGTCCTGCCCTTCCTGCCCTTCATCGGCCAGAGCATCAACGGGGCCCGGATCTGGATCCGGATCGGCCCCATGAGCTTCCAGCCGGCCGAGCTGTCCAAGGTGCTCCTGGCGGTCTTCTTCGCCTCCTACCTGGTGGCCAACCGCGACAACCTGGCCCTGGCGGGTCGCAAGTTCCTGTGGATGAGCCTGCCCCGCGCCCGGCACCTCGGTCCCCTGTTCATCGTGTGGGGCGTGAGCATCTGCGTCCTGGTCCTCCAGAAGGACCTGGGCTCCTCGGTCCTCCTGTTCGGCCTGTTCGTCGTCGTTCTGTACGTGGCCACCGACCGGCCCTCCTGGCTGCTCATCGGCGCCGCCCTGTTCCTCCCGGCGGCCTGGTTCGCGGCCACCCACCTCCACCACGTCCAGCAGCGCATCAACGGCTGGCTTCACGCCACCGACAACGCCGTCTACAACGCCGCCGGCGGCTCCTGGCAGCTGCTGACGGGCATGTTCGGCATGTCCACCGGCGGGCTCATGGGCGCCGGTTGGGGCAAGGGCTCCCCGACGCTCGTCACCTTCGCCAACTCCGACTTCATCTTCGCCTCGCTGGGCGAGGAGCTGGGCCTGACCGGCACGCTCGCCATCCTCATGCTCTACCTCGTCCTCATTCAGAGGGGGCTGCGCACCGCGGTCTCGCTGCGCGACGGCTTCGGCAAGCTCCTGGCCGTGGGCCTGTCCTTCGCGATCGCCCTGCAGATCTTCGTCGTCATCGGCGGCGTGACCCGACTCATCCCGCTGACCGGGCTCACCCTGCCCTTCCTGGCCTACGGCGGGTCCTCGCTCCTGGCCAACTGGGTCATCCTGGCCCTCCTGCTGCGCCTGTCCGACGCCGCTCGCCGCCCCGCCACCCAGGCCCCCCGGATCATCGACACCGCCGAGCTGCCAACCTCTCTGCGCCGTCGGGTCCAGGACGCCGGAGCCGAGGAGCCGGCCGAGGCCGCCGTCGACGACGCGCCTACCGACGCTCCCACCGGAGGCTACGGTCCCACCGGAGGCTACGGCGGCGCCGGAGCCGAGCCGGCCGGCGCAGCCAACGGCTACGCTCTCCCGCCCGCCGCGTCGTCCCCGGGCAACGCGTTTGACGACGCGGCCCGCACGGTCACCGTCAGCCCGGAGGCGCCGCCCCCACCGCGTACCGCACCGGACGGGGAGACGCTGCGCTCATCGCGCGCCCCGGGTTTCACTGACGACAGCGACAGGAGGCAGCAACCATGA
- a CDS encoding CstA-like transporter-associated (seleno)protein — MTPTGPTTQPTDQVAGRSAEHAAGQPGTRRQVREALARARALWRDMTGESAYDRYLECYAREHAGCPSRPDGAHGSGHEPGHGPMSEREFWRARARQAETEISTRCC; from the coding sequence ATGACGCCGACCGGTCCGACGACGCAGCCGACAGATCAGGTGGCAGGGCGGTCCGCGGAGCACGCAGCAGGGCAACCGGGCACCCGTCGTCAGGTGCGTGAGGCCCTGGCCCGGGCCCGCGCCCTGTGGCGGGACATGACCGGGGAGTCGGCTTACGACCGCTACCTGGAGTGCTACGCCCGCGAGCACGCCGGCTGCCCGAGCCGCCCCGACGGCGCCCACGGGTCAGGGCATGAGCCGGGGCACGGCCCCATGAGCGAGCGAGAGTTCTGGCGCGCCCGGGCCAGGCAGGCCGAGACGGAGATCTCAACCCGCTGCTGCTGA
- a CDS encoding FHA domain-containing protein FhaB/FipA, translating to MSALAFTILRLGYLVLLWFFLYLIVRVMRRDMADSPAAAPSRRRSAGASEQPSGPPPRGRRRSATRLVITEGPLAGSTVPLSPSSIIIGRSPSCTLVLDDSYASSRHARVFPKDGAWWLEDLGSTNGTMMDGRPVHGAVELPMNIPVRIGQTTLELRS from the coding sequence GTGAGCGCACTCGCCTTCACGATCCTACGGCTGGGCTACCTGGTCCTGCTGTGGTTCTTCCTGTACCTCATCGTGCGCGTCATGCGGCGAGACATGGCCGACTCCCCCGCCGCAGCCCCGTCGCGTCGACGCTCCGCGGGCGCCTCCGAGCAGCCGTCGGGCCCTCCCCCCAGGGGCCGACGCCGTAGCGCCACCCGCCTGGTCATCACCGAGGGGCCCCTGGCCGGCTCGACCGTGCCCCTGAGCCCCTCGTCGATCATCATCGGCCGCTCGCCCTCGTGCACCCTGGTCCTCGACGACTCCTACGCCTCGTCACGCCACGCCCGCGTCTTCCCCAAGGACGGCGCCTGGTGGCTGGAGGACCTCGGCTCCACCAACGGAACCATGATGGACGGCCGCCCCGTGCACGGCGCCGTGGAGCTCCCCATGAACATTCCTGTCAGAATCGGCCAAACGACGCTGGAGCTGCGCTCATGA